AGTAGCAGCAACAGAGAGGCGTGACGCCGGGGACGAAGGAGCCACGGCTGGTGCAGCCTCcggggaagaagaagaggccaTGACATTGACACTAAGCTTCTGGCCAAGGGAGCAATGAGCCGGAAAGGCGCAGGCGAAATAGTATTCTCCGGTTCGATTGAGCTTGATCATTGTAGGTCCAACCTCAAATGTTTCCATCTTGTTCTTGACACTGCAATCTTTGAAATCATCCTTTGAAAGTGTGACAACATTATGTGTCCCAGTTGTGTAGTTGAAGACTGCAATAAAGAAATGAAATCAAGTAGTTCTTACTTCTTAGAGTATATGACATAACAAAACATTTTCAATAATTCTGCATGGCAAAGAGATTGAGTACTTACCAAGAATGTCGTTTAGATTGAATGTAGTTTTAGCAAGCAAATTGGAGTAGAAGGAGGAGCCTTGAGTGGTAGGAATCATCCATGGAACTACATGCTGTGCAGCTTGTGCTAGTGATGATGCCACAATTAGTAGCAGTAGAATTCCAATGTTAGTAGCCATGAAAGTGTAAGAAATGTGTGTGTTGAGAAGAGTTTGAATGACCTTATCTTTGTTCAAGTTGCAACATATGGTTATGGAAGCAGAGTtgagatgagaaaaggctaaGGCTAAGCCATTACATTCTTGTCTTAATTCATAGAGACAATGATATCGAGAACTATTGGAAGACAATAAAAATCAGTCATTacttttgaatttaaatttcaaaaatatcaataaaatagaAACAAATATTATACtcgcaaaataaataattcagaGTAAAAATATTCATTTGTTCTTATAACACAAAAATTTCACCATATAACTTTCTatgtatattaatatattaaaaaataaatcttctcaattttttttaattgttgtaAAATATAATCTATCATCGTATATTTTTTAAGTGAAACAAAAAAACATGTGAAAAAATGtcaaatgataaaaaattacaCCTGAGAATAtcaattgaaagaaaaaattttagaaaatctaTTTTTGTAATATAGATATATGATAGAATTTACTGACGTCGTTTAATCCATATAGGCGGCGACCCAATATTTTGCAGTAGTATTTCCGTGACATACCATATTAAATTACACaccatttattattattattattattatataagacataaattttgtttcttttattttttccacTTCTAAACATGTTGAATCTTGGTAAAACTTTAACGTATACTCttagaatataaaaataaacagatttcatagagaaaaagataaatttaatataattggAAACTTTAGAATcttatattttcaataacatcATTCCACTTTATATTCTTTGCTGACAAAACCCCTAAAACAAATGATAAATTTTATACTAGACCACATCCAAGTAAATATGGGAAAATGCTTTATGTGAATGTATATATAAATGATTAGGATTTGCTGAATATTGAGTTCAAAAAAAAGGACATCAGCATTTTTTGATATTGCTTTTTATGAGAATATGACAATGAAATTGTATACAGTGGCATGTCAAAACCCTTCATCAGAAAATCAGCAGCATCAAAGCACACAGAGATACTATCATGGTGGCCAAGTTATCAGCACTTATACTCTGCAAATCAGTAAAATCAAATAGGAACCAGTTAATACCACTTGCAATCACATAATGTTTTCAATGTTAATGCTTGTAAACTTTCACTGAAATGATTGCAGAAGAATAAAGAGACACCTGTTTCTCAAAACACTACAAATTAATATTCTGTAATTCACAAACACAATCATGATTCATGACTCATGATAAAGATTTCTAATTTCTTAAGGGTATTGCCCTTACTAAGGGTTGAATTGCTTCTCATGCTGTCTCATTAATTTAGACTTAATTATCACAATCATGATATACAGAATTCCAAGGAACTATTATGAGGCTAAAGGTGAAATACAGCCAAGAAATATAGTGAAGGAAATCTATCTACAAATCCAGCATTCATAAATAGCTGCTGGAATTTGTCGAAAAGAACAGGGAAGCTTCCGAGTCGGTTGAAAACATTGAAGAAGAAGGTTTTGGTTTACATCCGTGTTTGCACAACCAACCACCAAGAATTATATGACCAACTTGATGGTTGATCCTCTAGATAGTTTCACACATGAACACAAATTTCCTAGAGGGATAAGATCATCAACTCAAAAGGAAAATAGCTTGTATATGCATATATTCCAAAAACCTTGGAACATGGTCTTTTTGTTTTCCTAGGAATAAAAACAAATCAGCCTACAACAGATGAATGGCAAgtagaaaaaaaatgcaaactTGTTTGACACTCCTTTTCTGGATGTGCAAAAACATTTAATTGagcttttaaaaaataaaataaaataaacaaacaagCATTAGTTGAAATTTATGGTACCTTCAGAGATAAGCGAGATGATCGCGCGGCATTAAGTCCGTGAAACCCAATATCATATGATATACTACCATCTGCCTTGAACAGTCCATAGTTCCTCTCAGAACTTGCTCCAGGCTTCGAATCCTCATTGAAAACCGCAAAGATGTATGCCTTCACAATATTTTTAGGCCTATGTGGAGTTCCTTTCCTCTTCGCAAGCCTTTTACGCAGATTATAATTGTACGTCCTCGCATTAGTCATGTTTGCTCCGGCTTCATTTGGATCTCCATTCGAGGCCCACCCAGTCTCAGTAACTATGACTTCCATTTTGTTGAATCCAGCATTCTCCAAAGCAGAATAAGCTGCATCAATCTGAGCATCAAGCATGTTATCATAGTGCAGACGAAACTTCGGATCATAAATTCCCTTTGTTGGTTGAAAAAGAGCATAATTCAAATCTATATGTTCTGGATCACTTGCGTAGGCTAGGGAAGGgtaagcattcaaacagaaaggagAGCCAATTTGTGAGAAGAACTCCAATAGTGGCTTCATATACTGAGTAACACTGTCCTTAAACTTACAAGAGGAGGGAGGGTATGAATTCGAAAATACAGCAAACGAGTTTGCTGTAGAGATCTCAATTTGCTCATGCAGATTAAGCTTCTTCGTAGcgttataaatattttttgcaGCACCCAAAAGTTCCCCCCACAAACTGTAGTCATCCCCACCCAAAACTTCATTCCCCACGGCAATTCCACGAATAGGCGTGCCCGGAAGAAACGACTGCACATTGTCTTTGACCCAGTTCAGAGCATGATCTGCGTTCGAACTCATGTCTTGCAGCTGCCCATTGGGAAGTCCAATAACAAGATTAAACCCAGTTCCACTGAATGCCTTGAGAACACTGTGATCGGCATCATAGATTCTAACATTCCTTATTTTTGCTGCTCTGAGAAGAGTAACAACTTGATCAGGTGAGGGGATGTTATCTGCAATCCTCCCATAATTTATACCGTATGTTCCGGTGAATGTTTGCACTGTTAAGGGcactgaaaatcaaacaaggaGAGGAAATAGCTCCCATGAACATGATGTGACTGTAATGAATATATCACTAGAATTAATTTGTATAAGCCAACATCATGTGGCTATTCACAGTGATTTGAATGAATGAAATTGGTGCTAATTATATGCATATGACAAGTCAAAGTCTAAAGCTATCCAGTTAGAACTTTGAAAACTCCATAAGGAAAAATCCAACCTAGATTGCTTAGATTGGAGCTACAAATTGATACAATAGGAATAATCATCCTACATCAAAGGAACAGTGGTCCCAGGTGAAATCAGTAAGGAAAGACCAATTAatgtcatcatcatcatcatcatcattttttgttatttttttaatcatatccaTATATAAGTGAAAATTAAAACCTCTCACTGGAGAAGAGACAAAGTGAAACGCCAAAGAAAGTAAAGAAAGACAGAAAGAAAGCTTGGTCTCCATAAAAGACTCAAAATTTAAGATGAAAATGACAAGAAACGATCCAAAACTAAGCGAAACAAAATCATCAAGTACCCAAGCACAGACCCATGTTGATACAGAAGCATAAGTacacataaaaattagaaagaagGAAAAGAGCATAAGAGTAATCAATAAAAGTTGAAATCAGAAACAGAAAGAAGATAAAGAAAGTACCCATTTGAGCGAAGGAGAGCAGGAAGAGTAGGTGAAAGGGGCCAtgaagaaagcaagaagaagagatgtgattggccatgaagaaggtgtaGTGAGAGTgagttgatgatgatgatgatggggTGGTCCAAAAGAGGGTCAAAATTGGAAATTGAAAAGAGTGGTTGCAGTTGCAGGcagtgcttcttcttcttcttcgagAGGCATGCCATAAGACAACAAAGGAACCCGCTTTTCTGCGTTTGGTGCGTTGAACTAGACCTTCAGCGCTTCTTCCAtcgtctctctctctctctctctcgctctctctctctctaacacACACAGTTACTCTCTCTGAATGCCAAAGTTACGATCTTTGAATCTAATTTGAAGCAtgtgagagagaaagagagagactTGGGAATCAGCAGTGGTTGAAGAGTGGAAGAATGAAGAGAAAGGGAAAAGCCAAAAGGAAGGAACACGGAGAGTGGTTTTGGTCATCTTATAGTCTCCAAAACTGCCATAaactctttattttcttttttctttttatttgaatctttctttctttttgttttcaattatttttagcCCCTTTTCATACCATGAAAAATAAGTATCTTTCTTTTCAACAAAGaattgttaataaaaataattgttcaTTATATTACAGTGAAGAATTTCCTTTATGTAAAGATAATATTATATACAATTATACTATATccacataaaaaaattagttgctTAATcaaatattatgtatttatatttaaatatatattttatatatttatattttaatatatattttatataaataaataatttagtagttaaaattatgtatatgaAAAGTCAAcgaattataatttaaatagtataattttttatttttataaaaaaaattttgagtttgaattttattcttaattttaaacaaaaaatatgtaagagaataaaaaagtataatttGATTAAATGATTAGTGTAATTAACTAATTACATAAACAAAAAATGTATGACAGCATCTAATAATTGGCTAAATTATATTCAACAAGAAATAAACAATGCGTATTTTATGAGAAGATGAGAGTATAGCTTCCAATTTTACTGAACTTGGTTCAATTGGTCAATGCCTAGTGCCTACGATTATTTTCATTCAACTTCTCAATGCCATGTTTTAGGTTCTGTCTGTGGTTTCGTATTTTCCATGTCAAGTCATTGTTTACTTCAATCCCACCGCTTCTAATTTGGCACGTGGAGTTCACGCGCCTCCAACGTTGGTAGCCGACCTTGGTGATTGATGCAGAGAGTCGGTTATATTATGTGCCAGCGCTTACAAAACAACAAACAATATCCTCATTCTCTTTTCTCCATCTTTCACTTTTCTGCACTCTGCTACTTTTCTTAAATGCCATATTTTTTTCTCCAAAAGAATTCCCACACACAAACAAAGGACAAATGTGGCCAAAGTTCTTGGAATTTCATAAATTCATGTTGTGTTTTTGAACCGTGTAGAAATTAGTATATATTGAATAATTGGATTAATACGAAATATCTAACGATAAAAGTTTTACCATTAACAAATATTATTACAATTTCATTAGGGAAATAACGAAAAttattaacaatgaactttattttttaaatttactaaacatgaataaatacgattaatttaaaatttaaattttaaaataaaaaaatataaaagaataatgtatataataaataacataaacaacaaattaaaaaaagaatataaattaatttaaatccttaattaattaattaattaattaaattttaaattttcaaaaataagaatTTGCATGTAATTTTATTATCCATTCATACggttattttattatcttacaTCCGTCGCATACTATACATCTTTTATATTTAGTCCACTATCACAATTCGTTATTGTCGCCAGAAATCGCCGTCCAGACACAATAGAATGTCGCCGTCCCGTCTCCCGCCATTCAGACCCAACAGAATGCCACTGTCCCTCCACCCCTTGCAGACGCAACCAAACGTTGCTCTCCCCACTGTACCTGCACCTCTCTCAGATGCTGCTATAGCCACACTCCCATAAGTTTTTTTCACTGTCTTGTGCGCTTTTCGtagcttcttcttgttgttgtttTGTGATCACGGTTCACAACTGTCGTTGTTAGAAATCCCAAGTTGTAGATGTGGTATTGGTATCGTTGTATActggatgttcattttattagaTATGTAGATggttattttcattttaaattagatgtttaattttttggattGGATTCAAGTATATACAATTAAATTATActggatgttcattttactaaGCATGCAGATggttaattttattcttaattataTGTAGTTTTTTCACCGATGAGAGAGCTGGGTAGAGAAAAAGCAACGGCGCTGATGCTTGCTGTGAGAGACGGATTAACGCAGATCAGTGTGATCAATGAAAAATGAATGAGAGGATTTGGGAGTGTACTGTTGCAATGGTTAATAGAGTAAGAAGGAAATTGTTAAAAATTGAAATGTTATCTAGCggaattatttaaaattaaaattaattttttaacctattatttacattattaaaaaaaatattttcttatacTTTctcatattcttattttttattaatatttttcatgtttttataaataaattacgtaattatttatatatataaatcaatataatttataattatatttatcaaaatttatatatataaattaataaattttatttattgacgataatttaatatttatgttaATCAGTTGTGGatcaaaattactaaaattttttggCTGCAAGACTTTTTAAATACCCAATTCTTTAGTATATAAATTATTCAATATATACTAACCCAATTATTAATTCACCTTTTATTAGCATCATTCTTActattattttacatatttagTTAATAAAAGATAGGTTAAATATTTATTGAGAGAGGATATTACAAACTAAATTTCACGAGTATTATATAGGGATAATTAGTTTCtccaaaaattaaactttttacATAATTTGTTTTAGTAGGTagaatttatattaaaaaaagattgagtagactaaaaattatttattgtagtgatatatttatattttgtgtaaaatgaatataaaatttatacataatttatttttgactgtgaatttatataatatagATGTAGTGTATTTGGTTGATGTATACTGATAAAATTTGGGCTgttacaaaaattattaaaggATTTTTTGAGAATTGGATTGGAGTCTCTGATCAAAACTTTGAGTAGAAaaaatgattaataaaattttttgtggTTGTTTAAAACATCTGATTGAAACGGAATAATAGAATATTCCTAAACTCAAAAATATGTATTGATGGTATTAAAAATaggttattttttaattataaaaaataatataattttaattcatttagTTGTTGATGACAACATCAAAAATGAcaacaaattatatttttttcttgattttgtgttatatttttaattcttttatacTCTATTTAATTGTACCGAACTTTCtttgttcaaaaaaattaaagtcCTAACATTACTATTGATTCATCTTTCTATACGTTACTTGTATGTATAAaagtaatatttaaaaattttatttgtattttaaaatgttGATGAAAATAAAATGGGCATAGAGAGAAGCGCGTGGGGTGCACGGTGGAGAGCGAGTGAAGTGAAGGTGCATTTGTAAGCACGACCATTGGATTGTATCATAACACGTTACTCCCTGTGTCAGTGTGTCCGAGTCGCAGGTGGAATCTCCTAACTCGCTCCttcactcactcactcactgTGTCAGAGACAGAGTCACGTGTACGTGACCAAACTTAGAAAAAGTCACGTGACAAACCACTTCACTAGTTCACTCCCTCGGCATTCCTCAAAAAGGAGACGCTGCCTCCTACGccaaataacatttttttaaagaattccGCTAGAAAGTTAAATGGTACGATGTATATAATTAActgtttatttgatttaatataaattaaaaaataaatatttaaaataaaatattattaattcatcaaacataatatatttatattatctATAATAATTATCCAGATACTAGAAATAATAAATATCTTATATCCTATTAAATCGattattcaatttaaaatatttaaaattaatcacaCAAATTAATTCTTATTGTATACATTATACAGTACATATATTAATTCATTGTACTTCctatttctttaattatttaaaaaataaaaaaatagtaaaaattcacatatatttatttttatataaaattaataattaaaaattattaaaaataatttaattaaatttattaaattatttaactatttttaaatatcaattttACAGTAAGATAATTATATGTAAATTCTTAcattaaaaaatacattaaaatttttatttttaaaaagaatttaccTAACTTATATTTTAAGAACGCATTTTaatattatcaattaaaaaaattatataaaaattataaaatttaaaattttaatatatttattatttatttattaattttataattaatatttttaaaaagttatacacatcaaaatttaattatatttatttttaaatatatattatttttacatatttttaatatatattttatataaatagatGATTTTATGGTTGATTTGGTTTTTACTTCCTCGTATCTTAACTTAGATCTGTCCTTGCACAACAGTTCGCAGCAGTCACTGATTTAGGTCGTGTACGTGGCCTTAAACTCTTCTTAATTTAAATGAAAACAATATTGGGAAAATTCTTCAACTGAATTCAGTAAATATCAAAATATAGTTTAGACTTCAGTGTGAGAGGAGGAAAATTAAACTactttaagaaaaataattgaagcaTGCATATACGGTGGAAGAATCTAATGAATCCTTCTATGATTAGAAGCTATAGCAAAGTTAGTATTATAAAGGATTCTTCTTTAGTTATAACAATAAAACACAATTCATAAGAGAATTTATTCTTGTTGGAATATAATCATGCTATATTTTTACCAAATAGATAATTAATGGCACCAAACTAGTACTTCCTGACAACAATCTATGCATGCTGATGCTCTGAAATTCTCATAAAAACTCGATCGTCCTAATTATGATATGTATAAAATGCTAtgttttagataaaaaaaaaatcaactatCGACATGAatcattttatatatttatgtataaatatatattatttaatttatttagtatatattttatattttatattaataattgatttaatatttttttgtatatttagtatatctattatacattattaattttacaacCTAAATATATCACATGAcacttttttattataattaaaattaatttttttaaattaaaaagttttttttctttttttttttttatttttttatttttttactcaCTCTATCTCTTTTCTATATTATTATCAATGACTAATATAAATTTGACAATCAAAATGTGCAATATAATATTCTctaattgtaattaaaattagattaaaattaaaatatagctatattatattattaatttaacaaTTAAAGTGTGTCACATGAGACTCATTAAAATTGAGATGAaatatttcttttcaaaattaataaactcttTTCTTTTATCATCTTATCtatctctttttttctctttctatttCCTTTTACCCTtcccaatatatatatatatatatatataatttatatttttattaacttataatttatatttttatattattaatttaacgaaccaaaatatatcacaagatatttttattataattaaattaaaatttttcttctaaaattaacaaacttcttctctctttcttctttatctttctctctcttttctctcttattctctatccttttttttatgtttctattctataaaaaataaaattaataaaataatataactcaaataaattcataaagttataaaaaatacattaaattcataattaaatataattaaaaattttataatattattcacatacaaaatttattattatatgcatatatttttatttttttatttagttttgaatttttacctcttatttttttaatatatatttttacttctcttcttttgaatatttattacatataatttggagaaaatactaatatattgtgattaataattagaattaagatttgattattttaaaaaaatcattttaaattaattttataactatcaatataatttttttatattaatatttaattatatttttatatataaagagaaagagaaaatcttatttttaaatataataagcatgaaaattaattatttttatttgtacaaTAGATTTAATACATAATCAAATGTAAAAGTATGCATACTTAAGTTTTAgataatgaatattaaaattatttattagtaaaaaattaaactattttacataaaaataataattaaaaaatttattatttgatttttttatctacagagaccttaatttttttatttaataaaattttttatcttcttaccactttttttttataaaaatagtttaattttattaattttttatactataatctataatattagaataaaatcgatataatttaaaaaaaattgttcctctaatattatttattagagACAAAAGTACTTAGTTATATGTTAAATGCGAGACATTATATCTATTTATAATTTTCTTAATCATTAAATAATGTATACATTTCCATTCAAATGAAATAGATGAAAAGTAAGCCAAAAACATATACAATTTAACATAATTCATTTGTATAACAATCCCTCTTTTCTTTTCCGAGTAATTATTATATCGGTTTCGCTACGTTACTAACAGCCTATCTGCTaacttctgccaactcttatttataattgtgttttATGAAAGTGTGTTCgtggatgtgtctaataaaattGTCCTTTTTATAACTGTATTTAATAGAAAtgtctttatagatatattttctggatgtgtctctttatatatgtatttaaaatatattaattattagacacATCTACTAACACATTTTCATaaaacacaaatataaataagagttggcagaagttgACAGATAATTTGTTGATACCTGTTCTTTTCCTTATTATATACAAGTAGACAAAAGTGAACATGTTGGTCCTTTTTCTTTCTATCCTATATTCAATTGCATTAATTAGGCTAAGACTTGTTGAGAAAACAAAAATGGCGATAACTTCAAATGGAAGTAGCCTTCAAAAGGGATACTCATTACTTAATACTACTACGTTGTGTAACAGGAgtggagtttttttttttttttacttaattgGTCAGtgtgattattttttattatttaatatttttttacattttttttgtttcacttaaaaaatataacgTAAGAAATTACactttattaaataattaaa
Above is a genomic segment from Arachis stenosperma cultivar V10309 chromosome 1, arast.V10309.gnm1.PFL2, whole genome shotgun sequence containing:
- the LOC130969087 gene encoding mavicyanin-like produces the protein MATNIGILLLLIVASSLAQAAQHVVPWMIPTTQGSSFYSNLLAKTTFNLNDILVFNYTTGTHNVVTLSKDDFKDCSVKNKMETFEVGPTMIKLNRTGEYYFACAFPAHCSLGQKLSVNVMASSSSPEAAPAVAPSSPASRLSVAATFSVLLMLIAINILF
- the LOC130969078 gene encoding glucan endo-1,3-beta-glucosidase 14-like, producing the protein MANHISSSCFLHGPFHLLFLLSFAQMVPLTVQTFTGTYGINYGRIADNIPSPDQVVTLLRAAKIRNVRIYDADHSVLKAFSGTGFNLVIGLPNGQLQDMSSNADHALNWVKDNVQSFLPGTPIRGIAVGNEVLGGDDYSLWGELLGAAKNIYNATKKLNLHEQIEISTANSFAVFSNSYPPSSCKFKDSVTQYMKPLLEFFSQIGSPFCLNAYPSLAYASDPEHIDLNYALFQPTKGIYDPKFRLHYDNMLDAQIDAAYSALENAGFNKMEVIVTETGWASNGDPNEAGANMTNARTYNYNLRKRLAKRKGTPHRPKNIVKAYIFAVFNEDSKPGASSERNYGLFKADGSISYDIGFHGLNAARSSRLSLKSISADNLATMIVSLCALMLLIF